A single region of the Lycium barbarum isolate Lr01 chromosome 2, ASM1917538v2, whole genome shotgun sequence genome encodes:
- the LOC132628331 gene encoding putative late blight resistance protein homolog R1A-10, with amino-acid sequence MESWELLQIKLFNEPTFPSELCEVGEQIARECQGIPLPVILAAGVLTKKEEKLQKDEEIPFSNLAWLWTVEGFVLNTEAKSIELVAESLLNDLIDRSLIMVNKKSVGCANKLLGIKGNVESMPSWISNLSNLEVLLVTTVGSGTILPMSIWNMPRLKHVHVQPVASFDERIPRKSTNICCIETLAIVSLTNKLAAFMIKKATKLRKLNCHCKEPLQLKLDALQLESLSVNGMILEFSLPSTLTNLTLSDVLLPQSEISKIGRLPNLVVLKLEHRTFEEKNWDIEDDEFPTLKEIPSAIRENLNLKMIEVKRCSESLEKSVKEIKEEQEGYGNEELKVSDSSLFALSPQLVHSTSKKCFFAAQRQKAVIERRWRHRASA; translated from the exons ATGGAAAGTTGGGAACTCTTGCAAATTAAGTTGTTCAACGAACCAACTTTCCCATCAGAGCTATGTGAAGTAGGAGAACAAATTGCAAGAGAGTGTCAAGGAATACCCCTCCCGGTGATTTTGGCAGCTGGTGTTTTGACgaaaaaagaggaaaaattgCAGAAA GATGAAGAAATTCCATTCTCGAACTTGGCGTGGTTATGGACTGTTGAGGGATTTGTTCTGAACACAGAGGCAAAGAGTATAGAGCTTGTTGCAGAAAGTTTACTGAATGATCTCATCGATAGAAGCTTGATAATGGTCAACAAGAAAagtgttgggtgtgcgaacaaa CTCTTAGGAATCAAAGGCAATGTGGAATCTATGCCATCATGGATATCGAACCTTTCAAACCTAGAGGTATTGCTTGTAACAACAGTAGGAAGTGGTACAATATTGCCGATGTCCATCTGGAATATGCCAAGGTTAAAACATGTGCATGTACAACCTGTTGCATCTTTTGATGAACGCATTCCTCGCAAATCGACAAACATATGTTGCATAGAGACCTTGGCCATAGTGTCTCTCACTAATAAGCTAGCAGCCTTTATGATCAAGAAGGCAACCAAACTACGGAAGCTCAACTGCCACTGTAAAGAACCTCTCCAACTCAAATTAGATGCTCTTCAACTTGAATCACTCAGTGTGAATGGAATGATCTTGGAATTCAGCTTGCCCTCGACGCTAACaaatctaactctatcagatgtTTTGTTGCCACAAAGTGAAATATCTAAAATCGGGAGATTACCAAATTTAGTGGTTCTCAAGTTGGAGCATAGAACATTTGAGGAGAAAAATTGGGATATTGAAGATGACGAGTTTCCGACCCTCAAG GAAATCCCTTCTGCTATTAGAGAAAATTTAAACCTAAAGATGATTGAAGTGAAACGATGTAGTGAGTCGCTTGAAAAGTCAGTCAAGGAAATTAAGGAAGAGCAAGAAGGATATGGAAACGAAGAGCTCAAG GTAAGTGACTCAAGCTTATTTGCATTATCTCCTCAGCTTGTACACTCAACATCTAAGAAGTGCTTCTTTGCTGCGCAGAGGCAAAAAGCTGTGATTGAAAGACGATGGAGACATCGAGCTTCTGCATAG